One Setaria viridis chromosome 5, Setaria_viridis_v4.0, whole genome shotgun sequence genomic region harbors:
- the LOC140223023 gene encoding uncharacterized protein, whose product MASTHNKDDGCGWCSWVIGTILFNGFFILLTMLPSMESIANPDEKPTTCSVELAGFEGLQPALSPRVTSPAFDLILRVNNGHTFCLRHGGGDVVVSYAGVPLAHGRAPSFELGDKEVLALPVKATSAGVGIPGDLSRLMADERRWGVAQIQVEFGLAWESFVCDVELDGHPRVSECYKPTSVN is encoded by the coding sequence ATGGCGTCCACGCACAACAAAGACGACGGCTGTGGCTGGTGCTCGTGGGTAATAGGGACGATCCTCTTCAACGGCTTCTTCATTTTGTTGACGATGCTACCTTCGATGGAATCCATCGCGAACCCTGACGAAAAGCCAACAACGTGCTCCGTCGAGCTCGCCGGCTTCGAGGGGCTCCAGCCCGCGCTGTCTCCCAGGGTGACCTCGCCAGCCTTCGACCTCATCCTGCGCGTCAACAACGGCCACACCTTCTGCCTcagacacggcggcggcgacgtcgtcgtctCCTACGCGGGCGTTCCCCTCGCGCACGGGCGCGCGCCGAGCTTCGAGCTGGGCGACAAGGAAGTGCTCGCGTTGCCGGTGAAGGCGACCAGCGCGGGGGTGGGCATACCCGGTGATCTGTCCCGCCTCATGGCCGATGAGAGGAGGTGGGGCGTGGCGCAGATCCAGGTTGAATTCGGTTTGGCCTGGGAATCTTTCGTCTGCGACGTCGAGTTGGATGGGCACCCGCGCGTGTCCGAGTGCTATAAGCCTACCTCTGTAAACTAG
- the LOC117858569 gene encoding wall-associated receptor kinase 3, with translation MSLRLLTSLVANQSVLKIQNREERGGAHCTAKMEVYAVLRLLLCLAVSVAPRAASQQPPGCRRQCGNVTIPYPFGIGVGCHRGSAAGGFRLRCDDARRPPRLTVAGYGHEVAAISLPTAEATVLLNASRACYDRPGDPDGRVVSLREQPMALNGSAFLFSSMKSKFVSIGCPGLAYFNDGDGYYVTGCMSVCRPSERALPGSCRGDDGCCQSNIPLGLDSYRPYLGSFGRRRRGNRGRDQEATFLANSTACSYAFMVDAWWFWFAGSQFNRTGDFAVPVVLDWAIRDAPSCAAARRDPGTYACRSARSVCLESSNGPGYVCNCTDGYQGNPYVINGCADVDECQHRDEFPCYGLCVNIPGSFICTCPSGSSGNATIQGGCRPDNKFSSALKAAIGASAGVFLLLLACFSAHLWLQKRRLLQAKRRFFEQNGGLLLQQQLGSLAGAGVAFKIFSEEEIGRATDGFAETRVLGSGGHGVVYKGVLADGCEVAVKKSRVVDAKHVKEFAREMLILSQINHRNVVKLLGCCLEVEVPMLVYEYVPNGSLHSHIHGDGGESKLPPGARLRVAAESADALAYMHSSASPPILHRDVKSANILLDGNLAAKVSDFGASRLAPTGEAAVATLVQGTLGYLDPEYLLTSQLTSKSDVYSLAVVVLELLTGRKAFVPVEDEDEEEEGGLAFVFITAAQAGRHREIMDPQVREEVGVEVLDEAAELVMQCLSMVGEERPTMKEVADKLHRLRNRASCSRGSAEN, from the exons ATGAGTTTGCGTCTCTTGACCTCTCTAGTTGCAAATCAATCCGTGTTGAAAATCCAGAACAGAGAAGAAAGAGGTGGAGCACACTGCACTGCAAAAATGGAGGTGTACGCGGTGTTGAGGCTGCTGTTATGCCTAGCGGTCTCAGTGGCGCCTCGTGCAGCGTCGCAGCAGCCGCCGGGATGCCGGCGGCAGTGCGGCAACGTGACCATCCCTTACCCGTTCGGCATCGGCGTGGGGTGCCACCGCGGCTCGGCCGCTGGGGGCTTCCGGCTCCGCTGCGACGACgcccgacgcccgccgcgcctCACCGTGGCCGGGTACGGCCACGAGGTGGCCGCCATCTCGCTCCCCACGGCCGAGGCCACCGTGCTCCTGAACGCGAGCCGCGCGTGCTACGACCGCCCCGGCGACCCCGACGGGCGTGTCGTCAGCCTGAGGGAGCAACCCATGGCGCTCAACGGCAGCGCGTTCCTCTTCTCGTCGATGAAGAGCAAGTTCGTGTCCATCGGCTGCCCCGGCCTCGCCTACTTCAACGACGGCGACGGGTACTACGTCACCGGGTGCATGTCCGTCTGCCGCCCCTCCGAGCGAGCGCTGCCAGGGTCATGCCGGGGCGACGACGGCTGCTGCCAGAGCAACATCCCGCTCGGCCTCGACTCGTACCGCCCCTACCTCGGGAGCTTCGGCAGGCGACGCCGTGGCAACCGCGGCCGGGACCAGGAGGCGACGTTCCTGGCCAACTCCACCGCCTGCTCGTACGCGTTCATGGTGGACGCGTGGTGGTTCTGGTTCGCCGGATCACAGTTCAACCGcaccggcgacttcgccgtgcCCGTCGTCCTGGACTGGGCCATCCGGGACGCCCCGAGCTGCGCCGCCGCACGGCGAGACCCTGGCACGTACGCGTGCCGGAGCGCGCGGAGCGTCTGCCTCGAGTCCAGCAATGGTCCCGGCTACGTCTGCAACTGCACCGACGGGTACCAGGGCAACCCCTACGTGATCAACGGCTGCGCAG ATGTGGATGAGTGCCAGCACAGGGACGAGTTCCCGTGCTACGGCCTCTGCGTTAACATCCCGGGCAGCTTCATCTGCACATGTCCCAGTGGATCCAGTGGAAACGCCACTATCCAGGGTGGCTGCCGCCCAGACAACAAATTCAGTTCAGCACTCAAGGCCGCCATAG GTGCAAGCGCCGGAGTGTTCCTTCTGCTGCTGGCCTGCTTCTCGGCGCACTTGTGGCTTCAGAAGAGGCGGCTGCTCCAAGCAAAGCGGCGATTTTTCGAGCAGAacggcggcctcctcctgcagcagcagctgggctcgctggccggcgccggcgtcgcgtTCAAGATCTTCTCCGAGGAGGAGATCGGCAGGGCCACCGACGGCTTCGCCGAGACGCGGGtcctcggcagcggcggccacggcgtcgTCTACAAGGGCGTCCTCGCCGACGGCTGCGAAGTGGCCGTCAAGAAGTCGAGGGTGGTCGACGCGAAGCATGTGAAGGAGTTCGCCAGGGAGATGCTGATCCTCTCCCAGATCAACCACCGCAACGTGGTGAAGCTGCTCGGCTGCTGCCTCGAGGTCGAGGTGCCCATGCTGGTCTACGAGTACGTCCCCAACGGCAGCCTCCACAGCCACAtccatggcgacggcggcgagagcAAGCTGCCACCGGGCGCGCGCCTCAGAGTCGCGGCCGAGTCTGCCGACGCGCTCGCGTACATGcactcgtcggcgtcgccgccgatcctccaccgcgacgtcaagtccgccaacatcctcctcgacggCAACCTCGCGGCCAAGGTGTCCGACTTCGGCGCGTCGCGGCTGGCGCCgaccggcgaggcggcggtggccacgCTGGTCCAGGGGACGCTTGGGTACCTCGACCCAGAGTACCTCCTGACGAGCCAGCTCACGAGCaagagcgacgtgtacagcttggCGGTGGTTGTGCTGGAGCTGCTCACCGGGAGGAAGGCGTTCGTCCcggtggaggacgaggacgaggaggaggaagggggccTCGCCTTCGTCTTCATCACCGCGGCGCAGGCGGGACGGCACCGGGAGATCATGGACCCACAGGTTAGGGAGGAGGTCGGCGTGGAGGTGCTGGACGAGGCTGCAGAGCTAGTCATGCAGTGCCTGAGCATGGTCGGCGAGGAGAGGCCGACAATGAAGGAGGTCGCCGACAAACTCCATCGACTCAGAAACCGCGCGTCGTGCAGCAGAGGCAGTGCGGAAAACTAA